One Gossypium arboreum isolate Shixiya-1 chromosome 13, ASM2569848v2, whole genome shotgun sequence genomic window, AGCACGATCCAATCAACGTATTCCTAGGTTGTTAATTGAAACCTGCATAGAAACTTgtaagtgtaaaagtggagttacTTTGATTCTTCCATGGAAGCTCACAGTCATTATAAGCCATATAAGTGGTGTAATTACCAGAATGCGCTTAGGGCGTTAAATGGGTTATAGTATGCATCCTATCTATTTCAAAATAGTATTTTAGCAAAAACGAGGATCTAAAATAAATTGTGGATTGCTTCATGGTGAATTTCTGGTGCCCTATAATGTATGACATATCATTGTTATAGGATTTTGCAACATCAAGCATTTTGAAGTGCTTATTTGATTGTATTTGTAAATTTGTGTCTAAATGAAACTTGCATGTTGTTATGTCTCAAATGGAGATGCCAACATGAACCAAGTTTTCTTTTTGGGATCTTTTACCATATGGAATTTTACCATAGAGAATGAACCATAGAATGtatctaaatatatgtatatccgtgaatttatatattatatattttgcgGATTTGTCAATTCCTACTGTGGGATTTAGTATCAGTATATGGCAATAAAAGTATATATTTGTGTCTACTTACACCggaacataaaataattttaaaatcttaaatatatatatatatatatacacgtatctAACAGTCACAGTTGAATATGTatgattaaaatttttcaatataATTGTTACATGATTTCACTTTCTATAAAAAGCATTAAGGTTCTTAATATTTGTGATGGGATATGTGTGTTATAGGTGATCGCTATTTAAGGCCATGGGTAACTCCAGTGCCGGAGGTTACCTTCACAAACAGGACTGACGACGACGAGTGTTTAATAATAGCCAGCGACGGGTTATGggatgtaatgtcaaatgaagaGGCCGGGGAGGTAGCTCGCCGCCTACTAAGACGGCGACGGCGGAGGGCATTGATGGGCGAAGTTGATGATGGAGTTTCACCGGCACAAGCGGTAGCTGATAATCTCACGGCAATTGCCATAGGAAGAAACAGTTCTGATAATATTTCGGTCATCGTTGTGGATTTAAAACCCAAGAGGAAATCGCCATCCAATGCGGtgaaaaaaagataaaataaaaaaagttggTTCTGCAAACCATATTAATCCACACATTCAAGTGGTTCCATAAATTGAgcagattttaaaaaaaaaaaaagagtcatCAAAAACGgtacacatctatttctttttttttttcaaatattatttctttttcttaattCCTCCTTGGTAAATTTAGTGGGAGATGTTAAGAAGCTTTGTGTGTCTTTTCATCACCACtcgtgtaatttttttttttttttttagctttgataaataaatacataaagtGAAACATGTTAGCTATATAGAGTGTGGTTCACAATTTTCTTTTTATACAGTGAGGAGGAGTGTGTATTTCAGAGCTTGATCTGTGCAAACATCAATTACCTTTACAACTAACATTAGTGAAGCTATTGATATAGTTGATGAGATTGCATGGGTTGGCGTGAGAATTGATTGATTTGTAAATTGGTgtgaattattaaattgaaataacaataaaaataagtcATGAATGCTCTAAAGTAAATCTGAGCTAGATATTTTGATCTAttatatttcatacatttatgatTCGTATGGCAATATTATCACTCATGagaaatattttatttacttgTATCTCAAATTTTGGTACTCGATAAAAGAATTTCTTAAAATGTTAggattaataattcattttaaaggATTTATttatccaaaaacataaaaatttaaaaataataatatttcttttagattaattatcaaattagtacACATTATTCCAATAGAGaggaattttcatattttattatctctcaacaattaattatttatcgGTCAATAGTGAATCAGCTGAAAagttaataaaaatgaaaaagtaaAATCGGTTATTTAGAAATCGAATCAATtcaattatttttcaatttttaaatttagggtTTCAATTGGTAAAATTAAAAGTATACGGTGATTACATTAACAAATTAAGGATATAGATTGAAATATTGATTATTTAAAGAAATAGGTTAGTTTTTCGCAAATGTGACGAAATCAAGTCTTGGGAAAATCATTTTTTACAAAAGCGattttagaaaaaataatttttttaacatgttagattctttagtCAAATGATTAAGTATTACTATTTTTATCATTAAATCCCAAATTTGATTCCTATCTCAAGTACATTTGTTTTGGTTTTTCATTTCATGTTGTTTCAAGCATTTTTTGaaataattatatttactaaaataatgatgtttgaaataattatttaaatttataacaTTATAAATCACCATACTCACCATGTAGGTGGAAAGAATAAATATTTgacaataaaattaatttatattttctaaaaataaaatatatttaacataatggtaaatataaaaatatatatcttCATTATATAATTAcacatttattaatttattttaaataattaaaggaattattaattaaaaatatttttaacataatgatatatataatatatgtttttattatataattatatatttattattttatttatgtaaataaaaagttattaattaaaaagatgaattaaaaataaaaaacttgaaaacaatatatttattaattaaattttttaaaagtttgaaataacattaaataaaaaataaaaatatgattagATGAGGAATCAAATCTAAGAATCAAATATGACAATACTATCATTTTACTGTCTAAGCCAAAAAAttaatatgtaataaaaataCTTTTGTAGAAAGTATTTTTCAAAAAGCACTCTTCCTACACTTTTTTTGTCAACCTCACAAAAATGACATAATTCCCTAAATAATCAAAATTTCGACCTATATCTCTAATTTTTTCTTGAAATTGacatttattgttaattttgcctTGAGTTGGTCCGTTTCGTTAAATATTACATTGGCTAAGCAAAAGATTCAACCAGAACCCTAAAATTAAAAAGGTACACTATACCATTAGTTATCAAATTACAAGTAATTTTTCGTTCCAGtcttttaactaaaaaaaaaagaaaagaaattgataattaaactattcaaaagtttttatttaagttactaaGCTATTAAAATCAATGATATATGGCTTTCTTTGTTCATACTGCTTGCACCAATCACCAATTGAAAGCTCTATTCCCCCTTCTCTTTCACAATTCagtttttttcatgaaataactttAGATGTCATGaatctacgaatcaaaattcaaacAGCTTTTTTTTTTCGTTTCTGACACTGACTGTCTGATCGACTTGGAACTAAGGTATGTCCTTCTACTCGTTGATGGGTGTTGATCCACTATACCGGTTGTCAAATCACCGTTTGGAGCTTGCTAGTGtaactttttctttaaaaaaacttaataacccaattacttaaattaaaacttttgaatagtttagtgatcAAAATGAAATTTTACCCATAGTTTAGTGACTAATGGTGAGTTTACtcaattaaaaattgaaaaaaaatgatttGAGCTGATTTGGTAttacattaaaatttaaaaaagttaATATGTAGTATACTCTTAACATATTCAAAAGTATCTAGTTGCTACTTGAACTTTTTTTACTTAGTTGGTATCTGAATTTGTCCAAAAGTACCTAGTTGATACCTAAATTTGTCCAAAAAGTACATTGTCGGTacctaaatttattaaaaaaattatgctttttaaaattaatttatattttttaaaagatttttaatttttaatttaggtCCGTTAGATGCATAAATTAACGGTGTTACTGTAGAGATATCAACTTAGTTGATGAAATACAAATTCAGAtactaattaagtaaaaaaacAATTAAGTACTTTTGAACAAATTTAAGGAACAAATTATATATTCACCCCAAAAAATATTTCTGAAAATTGTTTTTTGCTTTTTTCTTTATTAACTGTCGAGTTGATTTGATAGATGCTGATTTACTAATAAAATGATTGATGgctgaaaataatgaaaaatattatatGAAATTGTAATTTCACATTATCTATATCCCTTTTTAATAGGATGACGTGAAATCACATTTTATACCATCCACAATTGAAAGATAATAAGATAAAGAAAATCAATTTTTCAAAATTGATTTCCTCCCGTACTGCAAAAATGTGTTATAAAAAGTATTAGTTTGGAactttttttattgaaaaaataaCTCAAGTGATAAAATAAATATGAGTTTGAAGGAAAAAATAtaagtaattttaaatattatataaaataataatttatttatataaaatataattattaccaCAATGTaatgttgttaatattttaatgttgATAAATATTCaacttaaattataatataaattaataaataatctaTATTAACTCATCCTTAATATCATctatatatgaaaaataaatttgaaaatactttttaaataattaatataacttatttatatataatattaaaatataaaatcatttataaaactgaattttaacatataaaaatcattttatattttatataaatgacaattttatactttaaaaaccgcaaattaaaattttctaacttgaAAAACCAATTTTGCAAAACAATTCAAACAAAATAATAGGCATTTGAACCGTAAGATGACCTTTTATTCTCGATGCGCAAAGATCAACAACTCGAAATCGGAGTTTTACATACCCTTATCGAACTACCATCGACGGGTACTTATACATCGGTGTTACGGAATTGATCCTCAAACACCATGAACGGATCAAGCCAAGTGACAAGTTGCAGCGATGAAGCTTCCGGCGGCTACAAGCAGACACTCGTTACATTTGATCCATTACCTGATTATACACTCCGGATTGACCATAACTTAAAAACGATTTGCGAGCACAAACTCTTAGTTCGCAACGGctgaaaaatatacaaaaatcatAATAGTTCGATTCTTCGATCTACGATGTTTTACTTTTTAAGTTCAACGATCTTCAGGATTCGTCAATTCCGATGTATTGTGAGTGAGAAGCCGCTAGGAGGGCTGCCCCGATGCCGGAACCATCGTTGGAATGTTCGATAATGATGTTTTCGGAGACTTCTTCTCCTAGCAACTCGGTGAGGGTGTTCTCCATGCAGGTACGGAATTTGGTGTAGTGTTCGTACAATCCACCGTCTAGAGACACAACCGACTTTTGCTTTTCACCATCTTTCAATGTGTCTCTTCCGATTTTCTTGAGGATGCCGGCAATTCCCGCAGCCGATAGTCGGGCACCACGAGTTGCAACAATGTCGCATAGCTCAAcaataacttttctcattttcaGGGAGGTATTCGATATCTGAAATAAAAACGACGGAAAGATAACAATACGAGAAAAAACCTATTAAAAGCGTGATATATAGGAAAACCCGTATTTGTACAATAAACATATCTAACATATTCTACCTCTAAGATATCCTTTAGTTTTTTTGCCACAATTTTGAGATCCGGAGTTGTGTCCTGATGCATTGCGGACATGTGAGGAGTTCTGCGGAATCAACAGATAAATGTTAACCGATCTCCAATTTCTCATCACACCCAAAAATCAAAGACTGCTGAACTACATGTTGGAAAAACAATTATCTTAGGGAATGAACATGCTTAAACACGTAACATGGTCCGATACATATAAGTTGCCTAAAATTCAGTAACCAaacaaatcattaaccaaatcgGATTATATCAGACTTAGATTGCGTCGGGTTAAGGATCCACATCTTATTATCCTTCCAAGTACAAAGGCTCACATTTGAGAAGAGATTGTAAGCTTCATGTATTCAAGGTGGGTGTGATCTGTAGGAAATTACTTACAGGAAATATTTTTCGCATTTTCCCATGTCTAATTCACGGAAAATAGTTTGATCAACTGGAAACaagacatatatatatttttttagtcGAAAGGGGTAAGACAAATTTGGGAAAAGAACTTTCATGCAAGTAAagtgatttttaaataaaaagtaactTGAATCGAGAAAAACATTACaatattaataacaaaattttaatttaacatgtaaaaagatttttaaaaaattaaaaatcatattCTGGAGCTATTTTCAGTGAAACAAATCTAAGTCACATTGCAAAATAAGATACAGAGAAAAATTACACTACAGTATGGCACACCGAGTGAATTTTAACTGGGGAGCATATTAAAGACATACCTTAGTATGAAAGGAATTTTCAGTTTTTCCGGAATAGTATCACCAAAAAATGCAGCTTCGTCGGCCATCTTGTACAGAACTCTGCGTACAACCTCTCCCAAATACATACCAGAAATCAATTTCTCGAAAATCTGGAAATAGTAGTTAATAGAGTTAACATCTAtcgtttaaaaaattaataagtgGGAACTAGAAACTCGGGGCTGAAGAAAGTGACCTGTTCTCCGGGGTTTAAGCTCTCAGTATCCAGTGCTTGGTCATATTCTGATATTGGAAGGTGAGAAGACCGGAAGTTACCCCACTCCATGTTGATAACCTGAAAAAATGAGGAAAAGGTTTCAGAACTCAACATATAGTAATGGTTTGGTTGCCAATTAACAGAAGCATAGAACATTGCTTACCATGTCCCCAGACTTAGGTAGAAGACCGTGCCATTTGGGAATTGCATGAGCACGCTCTACATAAGCTGCATTGGTGCCTGTACCCAATATCACAGCAGCAACAACATCGGGGTTGTTATATCTTCCACCAGCCAATGTGCCAATTGTGTCATTGACCTACAAAATCCACAAAAGAATTTGGAATACGAACTAAAAACATTAGCCAAGCAGGAAAAAAACGAGAAAAGCAACGGACTACTACACCCAACGGTAGAAACAAATTAGACTCACCAAAGCTGTCACACGCATGTCAAGAAAAATCCTTTCCATGGCTTTAGTCAATTCTCCAACAACATCTTGACCAACCTACACGTGCCAGCGAGGAGAAACACTAAGATTGTATGATGCAAACTCCAAAAGTTATAACATATAGAAGAAAGTCATTGCAATATCAATAACCGAATATCACTTGTATGCGTTCTGGAACATCTATAAGAAGAACTTGTCCTCGATCAGATTGTTCATAAAAAAGTTAAATGTCTATAAATTTAATCGAGATGTACGTGCCAGGCCAGGTTCTAATGGACTTACCTGAACACATCATGAACATATCTTAGTTCTATGGTCTAAACATAGCCCATATGCACAAAATATTAAGACTCCTGGGACGGGGAAAAGTGGAAAACCAAAGTCCGCATGCTTTCAACATTACAAAGAAAAAATTAGAATAATGACATCACGATGAAATCCTAACATCCCCCAAACATGAACACATAACAAACTACTATTTCAGACTGCAAAATAGGAGTAAAGGTTACTAGGATTAACTGCATCTTCAATCAAGAAGCCCTTTGTCCATTTTATAAGAGTCCCAGACGATATGGATGTTTGCCGAACAGGAAATGAGAATGTAAACCCCAGCTCCCTTTGTCTATCGGGTGAAAAATGTAAACCTTCACTTTCTGTAGCAACAAATTTTGCAAGAGCTTCAGCAATATAATCAAATAATGCCTGCAATCACATCATAGAGACAAATTCAGAGAAAAGAAGAAATATAGGCCGGATTAAAATCAATAATCCGGATGGATAAGGGTCTCACGTCAGAAGATCCGGTCATCAAATGAGGAGGGATCGAAACTTCCTCGAATTCCTGCTTAACGACACGGTGTTCTTTACCACCCAAGTGTACACGTAGCACACGGAAATTGGTGCCACCGAGGTCAAGCGCATAAAACAGCCCTTTCTCATCACTGGAAAGTTAAAGATGAAAAATACAAGAAATATGCTTAGTTAAGCTTGCTACCAATGCAAGAATTTAGAGAACTTGAATCATTGGCAAGCCGGATCCGAATTTACTGATCATTCTCTTGAAACGAATTCTTTCACAATTGAAGACTAGCTTCCCACATGCCATATCCAACTTATGATAAGACAAAGTCAACATATAATGAAGCATTGGCAAGAGAAATTTTCTTAAAGCATTTATAAACAATGAACAATAATCTATGTTATTCGACTCTTCATTTTTGGATACGGGTACGAGGAATTGACATCCAAATGCCCTCTAAATACATGAAAAATACTTTTctaaaaataattgaatatacCCCTTCCAAGCAAATACCCGTATCCATTACTCGAAAAAAATATACTCAAAAAGCCAAAAAGAAGTAGCTAAGGTTTAGATAGTAAGCAACATATtagaacataaattatttatgaaatgaaAGCAAAAGGTGGATAAGGTAAATAAGAATCAATAAAGCATAAAGTTCATAAGATTGAAAAGTTAGGTAAGTGATGAtgctaaggaaaaaaaaaactttcataactatttttgtttattttaaattataatttcttaaTTTATAAGAATTCATaacatacattttaattttataaatattcttATAGATTTTAATTACAATttcttaattttgtaaaattttatatcatatatttgaattaattttgtaaaatctaatgtaatataaaatattatgcaAAATTTCGAATCAGATCTGATACATGAAATTCCTAAAATTCATAAGTGGAATCCAAAATGTCGATCCGAACCAACTTaattaaaacactaaaaaaacCCAGTAATCTCTAAGCTTCCTAATCCTAATTTAGTCGAATCAAACTCTTCTACATTTTTGAATCAACGGACTACATTTAAGCAATCGATCGAAACATTTAAAAGGGAAAAAAGACCATTCCGAAAGTATTGGAAGCTAAATTTTGTATTGCGGGAAAAACTTGGTTAGTTCATTGAGTTGATTAGTTGATTTACCCAGTGGGGAGATTATCGACGTAGCTGATTATCATTTTGAGCTTGCTTCCGCCTTCCGATGCGAGCCCGGCGTGCATCTCGACGGTCATAGCATCCGCCACCTGTTTCAGCTTCGAAATCGGCGTGCCGCACTTTTCCTCGAAATCTTTCAGTATAGATTGAGCCTGGGCCCACTTCCCAGAACTCTTCATCCGGTGATGTACCACCAACGCCGCCGCGGCACACACGGCCACCGCACAACCCACCGCCGCACCCACCGCTACTTTCCCCATCGCAACAACGACTATAAATCCGCAAAACACGAAATCAAAAGAAAACTTTAAAGAAAACAAACAACCAAAtggttttttttgaatttttatatatagCGTTCAACTTCAGCAATAAAGCAGCAGCTTTCTTGAGAAAAGCAAAGAGagagatttttatttattttttgataattataaataaaattaattatgttattatttgagagaaaaataaataaatcttgtCTCGACCTTGGAGGCGGATGTAAGAATGAAAGAAGATATTTAAATGTGAGAAATTGGGAAAATGGACATTATATCTGATTAAAATTACGATAATGACCCTTTACTTCTGGGAGTTCTAAGGTAAGACAGCTGTTCGGTTTCGGCTGATTTGCACGTGCAGAATCTCCCCATTCTTGGCAtcttttttcaatatatctacatatttttctcgttttataattatatttaaaacatttaataaattaataaattaatactattatacatataatttaataatttatattatacaaGTTTTATTATAGTTGCATTCTTATTTTCTCGTAgacattaattatttttatttcatttttcaaaaaatatttttatttcatattacaTTCACGGGTGACATTTTGGGTTTTAACTTtatcaaattttatataatacGTTTGTACTTTGTACTATGTTTTTTATGCATTTAGTTTTTTTACTataattcttttttattttttatattttgaaatatgtGTTTTTATTCTTAAAGCCAAATATTTTTCGTTAAttttatctaaataattataatgatgtgacacatatattttaaattttttttaaatagcaTAATCTTTTACAATTATGTAagacaaaaagagaaaaagtatgatatttattaaattataaaaaaaatcaaatactaTCTATCAAATCATcatgtattttaaaatataagtcacgtaaattaatatataaaattttgatttaatttaagttttataaaatattaacaatatttttaattaatataattttatattgatatattatatacataaataattatattaatctaatataaaataaatatatttatttgtttctttaaaattaaaattaatatatcaaataacatattaaactaaaatttatgtataaaattaatatttatgccAAAAAACAATTCTAAACAATATATGATTTTCTAAATGGaataaacataatataaaattacaatactaataaatacaaaaacataataggACAATTTGCATTATTATAAAAGTTTTTTTCATGAAATTGACGTTAACTAAATTATTATCCGACCTCTTGGTACTTAAAATTATCCATTCCGATTTATATATAGTTTTCGGTGgatttttctttaaatatgtgaatgtaaaaatataaatttaatagtgGATTGAGTTTTAATTCAATTTGTATAGGTATAGTTGTCGATGTAAGAGAACGTAGGTTCGAGTGTGCTAAAaagtattatcctcctatttatgggttgggtgGGGCTATGGTTAGTTCTAGACATTATATCAAAAAGAGCATATATGAtcagaacctataatgagatgagattattcaaaaaatatatatttaatacaatATTTTTTAAAGGTAGTAAATACAATGTTTTCTTTAATCTAATAGAATAAAAGTTAGGATAAACTCGAGCatgcaacgaacaagaaaaataatggaaaattaaaAAACTCGAACACAATTTTTTTCGTGGAAAAACTCCTCCGAAAAAGATAAAAAAcacgggtaaagataatttcactaaatgaacaaaaatgaagagtacaaagatggagataaaaaattAAACCTCGAAATTCATAAGTAAAAATACttaaaatgtaaacacaaaatttcttGAAAGCTTATAAAAGCTAATACTTAAACGTGTTATAGGTTATTCTTTCTAGAGTTgtagaaggcctatttatagtctAAATTCGtaagtaaaataatattaaaataatttacaatAATCAATGTTTAAGTGGGAAACTAAAACAATATTTAACAAAAAGAAGTAAAGCAGAGAAAATTGAGGAACACATTGCCACGTTGCAACGTGGCTTTCTTCTCGTTGTGATGAAGCATGGTCGCGTCGTCTGGACGAAGAGCTCCTCCTCGTTGCAACGTCACACATTGTTTATGCTGAAATGCTTGGCATACTCCACAATAAAAGTAAGATTGTTTAATAAAATATGTCAATTTCAATTTTAAAGAGAGTAATCGTAATTAATTTGATCAAATTTAGttcatatattttttaaatttagaaattttagttAAAACACAAGCAATAGTTGTTAAATTCGtttagttaaattatatttttaatcttGAACTATGTGTACAGTCGTAGATTTAATCAATCTTCTTCAATTGGATTATTGTAAGTCCTTatacttttgaattttaaaattttagtcttgacgcTAATGACAGTTGCTAatttattaattgaatttttagtaagtaatatataaaataataagttgatatgaCATAACGCATATGATAATATACTTGCCACATCTTATTTTGaaaataacttaatttaataaatttaatctgTTATCGTTTAATGATAAGTAAAAATTTAAGATTAAAAATTATATTcacaaaaataatcaatttaaagtCGTATTTTTTGTAAATTATGATAACTAATAACAAAAATTAACCCCATGTATTTCAATATTACTTTTAGTAATTATTTCCAGCATTTTCTTCCCAAAATTAAATTtgacttatttcattaaataatttaaataaaaattaattatctataTTTACAataaaacacacaaaaaaaatcATCCACTTGGTGTCAAATTGTAattaaaaattctgaaatttgaatttcatttaagaaaataaagtttTGAAGGAAGTTCATAATTCATGCCATTCCGGTTTTCAAGTAACGAGACATGACCGGTCTACATTTTTGCCTCTTGGTAACAAATTTAAAACCGAGGAAAGTCTCTAGTTTTTAAGCCAACAATATTTGACAATATGTCACGTTAAAAAGTCAATGACTAGGTATGAAAAATTTAAAACCCGACGGATTCTGACTCGATCTGATTTGATAGGATTATTTTTTAGAATTCAatgaaatcaaattaaaaaaaaactgtcCGTTTCGAAATAATTAtcaaaatatgtttttatatacaatattaatttaaaatatatgataataaaatttatattattatttacattaaaataattatatttaggaaattattatcatttaatatagaaaatatatatttgtgaCGTATCGGATTGAGTTGAGTCGAATAAATCTTTAATTTTTGAGATAAAATTGgggaaataaattaatatttaattttgccATCTTCATCAAATATCAATCAATGgctcaaatttaaattttatcatgCGTAAATATTAcagataatttttttaattactctaaattaaaatctcattatacACGAGTCCTCATTCGAATATATTTCgatttttatatgtataaattattaaTTAGTTAAGAGTTCAGAATCCATCAAATCTAAAACCAGGTTGGGTAGCTAAGCTTTGATGTTATTATTGGCAAGTTGGTGGTTAATTTTATGAGGTCACCAAATTTGAAAGTAATGTAAGGCACGTGTGTTTTGGATGACgtaaataagatttaattctttGCTTTAATTGACAATTACATATATCATACTTTGATTTACTTACCGTTAGATGCTTGCTTCTGCTCACTATTTATCctatttaattaatgaaaatgtattctgttttttttttcatta contains:
- the LOC108463991 gene encoding hexokinase-1-like, yielding MGKVAVGAAVGCAVAVCAAAALVVHHRMKSSGKWAQAQSILKDFEEKCGTPISKLKQVADAMTVEMHAGLASEGGSKLKMIISYVDNLPTGDEKGLFYALDLGGTNFRVLRVHLGGKEHRVVKQEFEEVSIPPHLMTGSSDALFDYIAEALAKFVATESEGLHFSPDRQRELGFTFSFPVRQTSISSGTLIKWTKGFLIEDAVGQDVVGELTKAMERIFLDMRVTALVNDTIGTLAGGRYNNPDVVAAVILGTGTNAAYVERAHAIPKWHGLLPKSGDMVINMEWGNFRSSHLPISEYDQALDTESLNPGEQIFEKLISGMYLGEVVRRVLYKMADEAAFFGDTIPEKLKIPFILRTPHMSAMHQDTTPDLKIVAKKLKDILEISNTSLKMRKVIVELCDIVATRGARLSAAGIAGILKKIGRDTLKDGEKQKSVVSLDGGLYEHYTKFRTCMENTLTELLGEEVSENIIIEHSNDGSGIGAALLAASHSQYIGIDES